In Rhodopirellula islandica, one DNA window encodes the following:
- a CDS encoding efflux RND transporter periplasmic adaptor subunit — MHRALIAAGILLFVSQSGLAQDEKPDTHESSQPAWIGDLIVTPVQSGSAVATLPGQLIKIQVAEGDTVEQGSLLASLDDVAARLHQQSAEQELAIIDFQLAQTLDVDAALAFLEEQKSAAKEHEAGAAIQKRLAENDIRVLAAQKAEAVAKSEWTRAVNAKENFDDAVSQSEIDQFKLAYEQRTLETRQAIFEQENARLEQSIDLATAAALQAKIRSAEVAVRQAEAAANVVLLKKKLKQQQLELATENVDQHSLKSPIDGIVVEVSHRVGDWVQPGEAIARVVRLDRLRVEGYLPATWIDWLRNESKPKLTIELATGETIQRSGEAKFISPEVDPLTRETRFWIEIDNTDGKVLPGSPARLLLPSNESGTTR; from the coding sequence ATGCACCGAGCACTCATCGCAGCGGGAATCCTCCTTTTCGTCTCGCAATCCGGACTGGCGCAGGACGAGAAACCTGATACCCACGAATCATCTCAGCCCGCTTGGATCGGCGATTTGATCGTCACCCCGGTGCAATCGGGATCCGCCGTGGCCACACTTCCCGGTCAATTGATCAAGATCCAAGTGGCCGAGGGTGACACGGTGGAACAAGGCTCGCTGCTGGCAAGCCTGGATGATGTGGCGGCCAGACTGCACCAACAATCCGCCGAACAAGAACTCGCGATCATCGATTTCCAACTGGCCCAAACACTGGACGTCGATGCGGCTCTCGCTTTCTTGGAAGAACAAAAAAGCGCGGCCAAGGAACACGAAGCTGGCGCAGCCATCCAAAAACGACTTGCCGAAAACGACATCCGTGTGCTGGCCGCTCAAAAGGCGGAAGCGGTCGCCAAGAGCGAATGGACACGGGCGGTCAACGCCAAGGAAAACTTCGATGACGCGGTTTCGCAATCCGAAATCGATCAATTCAAACTCGCCTACGAACAACGAACCCTGGAAACCCGGCAAGCCATCTTCGAACAAGAGAACGCTCGCCTGGAACAATCGATCGACCTAGCCACGGCGGCAGCTTTGCAAGCCAAAATCCGCTCGGCCGAAGTCGCGGTTCGACAAGCCGAAGCAGCGGCGAACGTTGTCCTCTTGAAGAAAAAGCTGAAACAGCAGCAACTCGAACTGGCAACTGAGAATGTCGACCAACACTCGCTGAAGTCGCCAATCGATGGCATTGTGGTCGAGGTTTCCCACCGAGTTGGTGACTGGGTGCAACCAGGTGAAGCGATCGCCCGGGTGGTGCGTCTGGATCGTCTGCGAGTCGAAGGCTACCTGCCCGCCACATGGATCGATTGGCTTCGCAATGAATCCAAACCAAAGCTGACCATCGAACTTGCCACCGGCGAAACCATCCAACGCTCGGGGGAAGCGAAATTCATTAGCCCCGAAGTCGATCCGCTGACCCGAGAAACCCGATTCTGGATCGAAATCGACAACACCGACGGGAAAGTGCTGCCAGGATCACCGGCTCGACTGTTGCTGCCATCGAACGAATCCGGAACGACGCGATGA